The Panicum hallii strain FIL2 chromosome 9, PHallii_v3.1, whole genome shotgun sequence genome has a window encoding:
- the LOC112876355 gene encoding cystathionine gamma-synthase 1, chloroplastic-like — protein MAPSTSLGKITLPRQQRRLLQPLNSPKHKRVAATPPAGLLQELLGDVLPPKPKHTSDETLAVHAGEKLGKGADEAATDSIATPIVSGTTHWFKSSEDLIAFKEGRRHSHEYGRYSNPTVKVLEDKISALERAEATLVTSSGMNAIVTTLLALVPPGGHVMTTTDCYSEARAFIGDRLSKMGIRSTFIDLDDMESLKAVLDQDDVTLFYADSPTNPLLKCVDIRLVAELCHRKGALVCIDSTLASPINQKPLTLGADIVVHSATKYMAGHHDVIAGCVSGSEALISKIRAWHHDLGGAISPNAAYMFIRGLKTMALRVEAHNRTAQQMACLLECHPKIERVHYPGLESNPWHQVAKSQMTGYGGVVSFEVKSDLSGTMRFVDALEIPLIATSLGGCESLVQQPAVMSFWGKSDEEKTKNGIKDNLVRFSCGIEKFEDLRDDILQALEKI, from the exons ATGGCTCCGTCTACCTCCCTTGGCAAGATCACGCTCCCGAGGCAGCAGCGCCGCCTCCTCCAACCTCTCAACTCTCCAAAGCACAAGCGCGTCGCCGCCACGCCCCCAGCTGGGTTGCTCCAAGAGTTGCTCGGCGATGTTCTGCCTCCGAAGCCAAAACACACCTCCGACGAGACTCTGGCCGTCCACGCTGGGGAGAAGCTTGGGAAGGGCGCGGACGAGGCTGCCACGGACTCGATCGCGACGCCAATCGTGAGCGGCACAACGCACTGGTTCAAGAGCTCCGAGGACCTCATCGCCTTCAAGGAAGGCCGGCGGCACAGCCACGAGTACGGCCGGTACAGCAACCCAACGGTGAAGGTCCTAGAGGACAAGATCAGCGCGCTCGAGAGAGCCGAGGCGACCCTGGTCACGTCATCTGGCATGAACGCCATCGTTACCACGCTGCTCGCACTCGTGCCGCCGGGCGGCCACGTCATGACGACCACTGACTGCTACAGCGAGGCCCGCGCCTTCATCGGCGATAGGCTCTCCAAGATGGGCATCAGGTCCACATTCATCGACCTCGACGACATGGAGTCGCTAAAGGCCGTTCTTGACCAGGACGATGTGACTCTCTTCTACGCCGACTCCCCAACAAACCCACTCCTCAAGTGCGTGGACATCAGGCTTGTTGCAGAGTTGTGCCACCGGAAGGGCGCCCTGGTGTGCATCGACAGCACGCTTGCGTCGCCCATCAACCAGAAGCCCCTCACCCTCGGTGCAGATATCGTCGTGCACTCCGCTACAAAGTACATGGCCGGTCACCACGATGTCATTGCCGGATGCGTTAGCGGCTCGGAGGCACTCATCTCCAAAATACGGGCATGGCACCACGATCTTGGCGGCGCTATCAGTCCG AACGCAGCTTACATGTTCATACGCGGGCTTAAGACGATGGCCCTCCGCGTTGAGGCACACAACCGCACGGCGCAACAAATGGCATGCCTCCTGGAGTGCCACCCAAAGATTGAACGGGTGCACTACCCTGGGCTTGAGAGCAACCCATGGCACCAAGTCGCCAAGAGTCAGATGACCGGGTATGGCGGCGTTGTCAGCTTCGAGGTGAAATCAGACCTCAGCGGCACCATGAGGTTCGTTGATGCACTGGAAATCCCCTTGATCGCAACATCGCTTGGCGGTTGCGAGAGCCTGGTGCAGCAGCCGGCGGTCATGTCATTCTGGGGTAAGAGTGATGAGGAAAAGACCAAGAACGGGATCAAGGACAACCTGGTGAGGTTCAGTTGCGGGATTGAGAAGTTTGAGGATTTGAGGGATGACATTCTCCAAGCATTAGAGAAGATTTAG